The window GAGCCTGGTCGCTGCTTCAACATAATGGATGCCGCAGGCCGCCCATCAGTCTTGGATGCCATACTATAAGTCATGGAACCAAACTCCACATCGGCAATATCTTTCAACCTTAACAGGGATCCATCTTCCTTGGCACGGATCACAACGTTTTCATATTGTTTGGGCTCGAAATACTTACCGGTATAGCGGAGCACATATTGCATGGACTGGGCTTCCCTTCCAGAGCTTTCGCCCAGTTTACCAGGGGCCGCTTCAATATTCTGGTTACGCAGGGCCTGCACCACTTCTTCAGCCGAAACAGTATAGGCTACCATGCGGTCGGGTTTCAGCCATACACGCATGGAATACTCACGTTGGCCCATGATCTCGGCAAAGCCCACACCATCAATACGCTTCAATTCCTGTAGGATATTGATATCGGCAAAATTGTAAATAAAAGCTTCATCTGCAGCGGTATCCTTACTCATCACGTTCAGGTATAGCAGCATACTATTCACTTCCTTCTCCGTGGTCACACCCGCCTTGATCACCTCTTCCGGCAATTCATCCAATACCGTGGTCACACGGTTCTGGACGTTTACGGCGGCCACATCAGGATCGGTACCTACTTTGAAGAATACCTGGATCAGGGTATTCCCGTTGTTACTGGATACGGAGGACATATAGGTCATGCCGGGCACACCATTTATGGCGCGTTCCAGCGGTGTGGCCACGGCTTTCGCACATACTTCAGCGTTAGCACCGGTGTACTTTGCAGTTACTACCACTGAAGGGGGTACGATATCAGGGAATTGGGTTACCGGGAGGGTAAAGAGGGCCAACAAACCCAGCAGGGTAATGATCAGTGAGATCACCAGCGACAACACCGGTCGCCGGATAAAAGTTTCTACCATATGTATATGACTATATTGAGCAGCCACCTGCCAGGTGGCTGCCGGTTATGGGCTTCCAGAATTAATTATTGCTTAACGACAGTGTAGCGCGGCTTCACTTCCATACCATCACGCAGGTTCTGCGCGCCTTCATAAACGATCTTCTCACCGGGCTGCAAACCTGATACTACCAGGTAGGATTGTGCCAGGCGGCTGCCGGGGATAAAGCTGCGTTGGTGGATGCGATTGGATTGGTCCACGGTAAACACAAATGATTTATCCTGGATCTCGAAAACCGATTTCTGCGGAACCATTACCACATCGTTCACCGCATTGGTGAGTTTTACTTTACCGGTGGCGCCATGCTTCAGGAGCCTGTCAGGATTCGGGAAGCGTGCACGGAAGGCAATGGAACCCGTACTTTCATCAAACTCCCCCTCCATGGTCTCGATCTTTCCGTGGTATTTATAATGGGAGCCATCGGCCAGTTCCAAGGCAATGGGATCGTCCGACCCCTCCTGCTTTTTTCGGGAGAATTGTAAGTATTCATTCTCGGATACATTGAAATACGCATATACTTCTGCGTTATCCGATAAGGTGGTGAGCAATGAACCTTCTTCCAGCAATGAACCAGCCTTCAATGGGATCCGGTTGATATAGCCATCGAAAGGTGCACGGATCTCAGCATAGGACAAATTAAGGGCCGCCCTTTCTTTCTCTGCCTGGGCTTCTTTTGCCTTGGCGCGTGACGCATCCAGCTTAGCCTTCGCCAAATCAAGTTCAGATCCGGCCACCACATTCTTTTCTGCCAACAGCTTCACCCGCTGCATTTCCAGCTCAGCCGATTTTACTTCAGCCAGGGCATTCAGGTAATTGGCATCCGCCTTTGCCAACGCATTGGCGAACTCCGCTTTATTCATCTTGAACAAAACCTGTCCTTTCCTTACAAATTGGCCTTCATCAACCAGGATACTTTCCAGGAAGCCGTGACCCTTTGAACGGATCTCCACGTTTCGCACGGCCTGGATATCCGCTACATAAGCGGAATTCAAGAGGGTATCAACCTGGGTGAGCGCCATTACCGGCACTTCAGGAATATCTTTCTTATTTTTCTCTGCGGAATTGGCTGTACAGCCGGCAATAAACAATGGGGTAGCAAGAACCAGTAGCCAGTTCAGTCGTGACATATTTTACATTTTAATGATTAGGATCCAACACTTAACAAGCAATGGGATTCACATTAAAATGGCGTCAATCGGAATAGGTAGCCCACGAAATCAGGGCTCTTGAGAAAGTCATATCGAATATAAGGAAAAAAGCTAACCTGGAGGGAAGATAGATCGGGCATATCCTCGTTCCGTTCAGCCACAGGCACTTGCAAAATCACCCGGTAACAGGCTGCCCTTAAACCATCCGGCACCAGGTTGAACCTGCTGCAGCAGGCACGCAAAACCTCTGCAGGACCAAACTCCACTGTTTCAAGACTATGTTGCAGCTGCGGCGCTTTGGCAGTGATCCTGCATGGCTCTGGACTTTCCCCAAAAAAATCCGCCCTGGCATCAAAAGAAGCCAGTAACAGCCAAAGAAGGCTGATACAAAAAGAGAGCAATTTGGGTTTAAATGCTTGCATCGGACTTATTAACGGGATTATTGAACGATTGTTCAGGCCCTATTAAATTCCTCCGCAAGCTATTAAGAAACCCTTCCTGCCCATGTTAATGCAGATTAAAATTTCATGAAAATAGAAAATGTGCAATCATTGTTAAGCTAACCAAACCCGCTATACATGCAGGTTTTAGAGAGGTGCGAGGATTAACCCAATAGGTTTTATTTCCTGCGCTTCTTACTGAACATCCAACCAAGGTAATCAGGTTCTGCAAAGGCATTATCCCAACTATTATGGCCAACTCCCGGATACTCACTGTAACGAGGCGATGCTTTC is drawn from Flavihumibacter rivuli and contains these coding sequences:
- a CDS encoding efflux RND transporter periplasmic adaptor subunit — encoded protein: MSRLNWLLVLATPLFIAGCTANSAEKNKKDIPEVPVMALTQVDTLLNSAYVADIQAVRNVEIRSKGHGFLESILVDEGQFVRKGQVLFKMNKAEFANALAKADANYLNALAEVKSAELEMQRVKLLAEKNVVAGSELDLAKAKLDASRAKAKEAQAEKERAALNLSYAEIRAPFDGYINRIPLKAGSLLEEGSLLTTLSDNAEVYAYFNVSENEYLQFSRKKQEGSDDPIALELADGSHYKYHGKIETMEGEFDESTGSIAFRARFPNPDRLLKHGATGKVKLTNAVNDVVMVPQKSVFEIQDKSFVFTVDQSNRIHQRSFIPGSRLAQSYLVVSGLQPGEKIVYEGAQNLRDGMEVKPRYTVVKQ